CGAATCGGCTGACCGGCAGCGCGGGCCGGCTGGATGAATTCAAGTCCTTCTTTACCCAAACCCTCTCGGAAACGGAGGATGTGGATCTCGCCAAAGCGATTTCCGATCTTACCTTGCAACAATACGCGATCGAAGCCGCCAGTCGTACCCTGAATCAACTGTTCGGCAATTCGCTCCTGAAGTATCTGCAATAAATCAGGACAGGGGACTCAAGGTTTCAGCAGATAGACCGATAGACTCGTAGGGGGTATCGGTTCAACAGCCACGGAAGGCGTTCATGCTGGTCCTGACAAGACGACGCGGCGAAGGTGTGACCATCGGTCCGGATATCCGGGTCATTGTCCTCGGGATGAAAGGCGGACAGGTGCGCCTGGGGATCGAGGCTCCGCACACCATTGAGGTACATCGCGATGAAGTCTATGCGCGGATTCAGGACGAGAATCACTTGGCCTCGAAAACACAAGTCATTCCGCTCGACGCCTTTCGCCACCTCGCACCGCCGAAGCGGCGGAGCGCGCCATAAGGATGCATGATGCACTGTCGTTCGACCCGTTTCGGCAACTGTGACGTTCGACCCGACGCGGTCCTGACATTTCCGAACGGGATTCTTGGATTTCCAGACTGCCGCCGCTACGTGATTCTCGATCACGATACGGATGCGCCGTTCAAATGGCTGCAGTCACTCGATGAACCGGGATTGGCCTTTGTGATTCTCGATCCGGCCACGTTCCACCCTGAATATAACGTCCAGGCGCCTCATGAAGCCCTCGTTGAAGTGGACGGCAAGGATGACGACGAGTTGATTCTGTCCGTGCTGCTCACCATTCCGTCCAACGACCCGACAGGCATCACGGCCAATCTGCGGGGACCGCTTCTCATGAATCCTCGCACCAAGCTCTGCAAGCAGCTGATCCTCTCCGACAACTATCCCACACGCTTTCCGCTGTTCGCACACAAGCCCGCGACTGACACCCTCGCCCCCAAGCCGGTCGCATCGGCTGTCTGTTCCGTCTGATTACTCTTCGGCAGGACACCTACGATGACGCAAGAGTGGCGTCAGGCGGCGGCCTGTGTCATGGCGCCGCTCGGACCACGATAGTCTTCGAGGATCCGAAGCAGGCGAAGCATTTCCATTTCGAGATGCGCATAGACCGCCGGAGCGTCGTGCAGCGTCCCCAGCCGGCCGATGGCTTCAAGACGGCCCGCCGCCAGTGCCACCTCCGGAGCGCAAAGATTGCCGGCCGTCCCCTTGAGCGTATGAGCGGCTCGCTCGACCGTCACGGTGTCCCCAAGAGACAACGCCTGCCGGATTTGACTCATCATATCGGCCTGTCGTTCGAGAAACAGGTCGACCAATTGCACCAGAAGATCCTGATCGCCTCCGATGTTCTGGAGCATTTGGGCCGGGTCGAAAATCGACCGTCCATCGGACACCGGGCCCATGCTCCTCGCCACGCCTTTACCCGTATCTTCTGACGCAGGAGACATGACCCACCGGGCCAGAGTCGTCCGCACATCCTCCAGCTTAATGGGTTTGGCAAGGTAGGCATCCATGCCGGCGGCCAGGCAGCGCTCACGATCGCCTTGCATCGCATTGGCCGTCACCGCGATGATCGGCAAATGGCCCTCGCTCACATAGCGCTTTCCTGCAGCCTCTTGCCGGCGAATTGCGGCCGTGGCCTCAAACCCGTCCATGACAGGCATCTGGCAATCCATGAGCACTGCGTCATAGGCCCCCGCATCAAGTGCGGCCAGTGCTTCCTGCCCGTTCTCGACCAGATCGGGCCGGTACCCGAGCTTCTCCAGCATGCGCACGGCCAGTTTCTGATTGACGCCGTTATCTTCAACGACCAAGACCCGTCGGCGCGTGGAGTGCTCCGCTAGGGTGTGTCGCGTAATCAGACGCGGAGAGGCCGTATCATCCGCCTGCGGAGGCTCGACCGGTGCGTGCGCCATTCCGAGCACCGTGCGCAGGCAATCCCTCAATTCATCGTGTCGGACGGGCTTGGTGAGATAGCCCTTCGCCCCCACCTTCCTGGCACGCTCGGCATGCCCCCGTTGTAAGAGCGAGGTCATGACGACGATACGCATGGAAGCGGCGCAGGAAAGGCTTTGGAGTTCCGCCGCCAATTGCAGACCGTCTTTTCCGGGCATCACCACATCGACAATCGCGCAATCGAACGGGGTGCCATGCCGAGAGGCCTCCTCGATGAGCGCCAGGGCACTTCCCGCATCCTCCGCAAGCACATCCTGCATGCCCCATCCGGAGACCAGATGGTGCAAGATAAGCCGGTTGGACTCATTGTCATCCACGATGAGCACACGGTGGCCTTGAAGATCCGCCATGGGTAGAATCGCCGACACCGACGAGGGCTGTTTCGGAAACCGGGCCGTACACCAAAACGTACTGCCGCGATCCGGCGCACTTTTCACGCCGATCTGTCCGCCCATCAACTCAATCAATTGCTTGGAAATCGACAACCCGAGTCCCGTTCCTCCATACCGCCTGGTCATCGTCGAATCCGCCTGGACAAACGGTTGAAAGAGCCTGCCTTGTGTTTCCGGGCTAATGCCGATCCCGCTATCCGTCACGTCAAATCTGAGCAAGGCATCGCCCTCGGTCTCCTCTTCGAGATAGACCTGCACGGTGACGTCTCCCTGTTGGGTGAACTTAATGGCGTTTCCGACCAGATTCGTCAGGACCTGGCGAAGCCGGCCGGGATCGCCCCTCAATCCGGTCGGCACGGCCGCATGAATGAGGCCGTTTAATTCCAAACCTTTGGACTCGGCGCGTTCAGCAAACTGCTTGAGCACGTCCTCGACGGTCGTCCGAAGATTGAACTCGATCGATTCCAGTTCCAGCTTGCCGGCTTCGATCTTGCTGCACTCCAGAACATCGTTGATCAAATGCAGGAGCGCTTCCCCGCATTGCCGAATGGTCTCGGCATACGAACGCTGTTCGGGGGCGAGGGCGGTGTCCATGAGCAAGCTGGTCATTCCGATCACCCCATTCATGGGGGTGCGCAGTTCATGACTGATGGTGGCGAGAAACGCCGCCTTGGTATGAGTGGCGGCTTGCGCCTCCTGAAGCGCCCGATCCAACCGGAGGTTTTGAGCGGTCAGCTCTGCCGCCGAAGCGTGAAGCGCCTCTTTCGCTCGCTGCGTCTCTGTCAGATCGACGGCATACCCGCGGACATGCCGATCGGCCTTCACGGGACAGAACACCCACGCGAAACGCGCGTCGGGCAGGCGATAAGCGATTTCCTGGATGGGCGTGTCCGCGTCTAAACAACGCCGCACCAGATCGGGCAAGCCCTGCGGAGCCACTTGTGGATATCCGTCGGTTCCATAACCGAACTGAGCCAAAAGTCCGGTCATGACCGGATTGGCATAGATCAGGCTGGCCTGATCGTCGAGCTCAAGGATGGGATACGGACTCTCGTCGGCAATTGCGGCAAGACGATTACGATCGTGCGTCAATTCCTGCTCTCGTGACATATCTTTGAGGCTGACGGAGACTGCGAGTTGTTGATCGAAGCTGGCGGGCATGCAGGTCCACTCCACCGGAATCGCGCGGCCCCGGCCCTGCCGTATGACCACCTGATCCGGCTGCCTGGGCTGCTTCTCGCGGTGCACCTGCTGAATGAGCTGTCGGGTGATAGCCGCATTCCGCCCGGTCAACTGCTCCCACAGTTCCGGAAAGAGTGCTCCGATATAGCCAGTCCCGGCCACCCCGCACAAACGGGCGCCTTCGGCATTCATCGCAGAGATGACCCCGGCCGGACTCAATATGAGGACGCCGATCGGCAATCCGTCCAACAGTCCTTCGTATGACTGCGGCGACCGCTTCTTGGCGGGCCGAGTGGACGCCGAACGCCGCCGTTGGGGAAGCTGCTTCATTAGGCCGCCTGATCCATGCCATCGTCCAGATACATGGCAATATTGACGCGTTCTTGGACGGGATCCAACACGCGTAAGACCGTGCGCGAAACCTTATCCTGCGAAGGGAGCGCAAGGTCGACTTGCTCCGGATTGGGATAGGACTCTCCGTGCGGCCCTCCGGTAATCTTCACTTGAGGTTTCAAGCGCTGTTCCGGATTGACCCCGACGACCACCGCCTGCTCTCCGGTATTCAACCGAACGAGGCTGCCGACGGGGTACACGCCGATGCTTCGAATCACGGCCTCAACTAACGGTTTGGGGTATTGCCCGCGCTCTCCGACCAGAAACAATTGACGGACGGCATCATGAGGGATCATCGCCGGTCGGCCTCCGCGGCGGCTGACCATCTTGTCATAGAGGTCCACGATCCCGACGATTTGGGCAAGCGGGGAGATGTCCTGAGCCTTCAGCTTCCGCGGATATCCGCTTCCATCGCATCGCTCGTGGTGCTCCACGACGACGCGACAGACCTCCTGGTGGTAACCGGATTGTTCGCCAAGAACTGTGACGCCCAATTGAGTGTGCTGCTCTAAGAGTCGCTGCTCCGAATCATTACATTCGTCTCGCTTGCGGACCAGATTGCGGGGAAGGCGGACATAGCCGATATCATGCAGGAGGGCTCCCATCCCAAGCTGTTCGTAGACCGACGGGTCGACTCCGCTCTCGACGGCGACGACCAGCGACAAGATTGCCGTATCAAGAGCATGGGCGCCCAGGGAACGATCGAACTGCTTCACCTTGAGAAAGGTACTATGCAGCAGGAGTGCGCTGCGATCGTGCAGCACCTGGTTGATGACACCCCCGACGATCTCCTTCGTTGCGGCCGGCGTCGGCGGGACTCCGCGCTCAAGATCGGCAAAGATGCGCTCCACGGCCTCTTGCGCTTCGCCATACAAGGCCGCCACCTGGTTCTCACCGCCGTCCAGAGGGACCGAACCGGCTTTCTGCGAGGCCTCATCGCCCACAGGCCCCGCGTCCAATGTGGCAGGTAAATGATCGGCTGTGGCGGGCGGCGTGTTCCCCGCCGCCTGCACATCGACTCCCTTGCTCGTATCAATGGTGACGTGTCGGACTCCATGCTGTTTCATCACGTCGATCGTCTCTACATCATGGATCAGACGTTTATGGAATAGGAAGGGCGTTCGATACCACGGAAGATCCATCTCGACGACAAACATGCCCGGTATCAATTGCTCAATGGATATCTGCTTCGTCCCACTCATGAATTCGTATCTCCCCGGTTGCCGCCGTCCGAATACGCCTGTCCACTTCGAGAGGATCCCACATGTCATATCGGTCCCCAGGAGAACGATCTTAACGGCTTGAGGGCGCCCGCACCCTGGCTCGAGAGCTTACAGAGTCCTCCTTCCCCTCGTCGTGAGATTACCCTCAAGAATTCCTGTGCCTGTTCCGATACAGAGGCAAGCGGCGATCTACGCGCAATTCTGACGGATACCCACAGCAGTCACTCATGGCGACACGCATTCACATCACCCAGCTTCGTCCCGGCATGCGCATCGAGAAACTCGATTGTTCCTGGTTTGCCACACCTTTTTTCCGGCACCGTATGGCCGTGACGTCGATGGAGCAGGTGGAGCAACTCAAAGCCTGCGGTGTTGAAACGCTCGATATTTCAGGAGAGCTTGAGACTGAGGCTCCGGCAGCGGAAGAACTCTTCCAAGAGCCTGCTGAGGCGCATGATCCTTCTCCCGTCCTCACCGCGGCGCCGGGGGACACCGGTATTCCATTCGAAGAGGAACTGCCGGCCGCCAAACTCGTGTATGCCGCGGCAAAGAATGTGATCGAAGAAGCGATGCTCGACGTTCGCATGGGACGCGACATCAACATGGATGCGGTCAATCAGGTGGTATCAGAGATGGCCGACAGCGTCCTCCGGAATCCTGATGCCCTCACGAGCCTCTCCCGCTTAAAGCACTTCGACGAATATACGTTTTTCCATTCGGTCAACACGTCGCTTCTGGCCTTGTCGCTTGGGCGCAATCTGGGAATCGACGAAACGCTCTTGCATCAGCTCGGCGTCGGCACCTTGCTCCATGATATCGGGAAGACGAAAGTCCCGTTGGAGATCTTGAATAAGCCGGGGAAATACGAAGCCCATGAATTTGAAATCATGAAGCAGCATGTGATGCGAGGAGCCGAAGTCCTGTCAGGGACGACCGGTTTGACGGACAACTACCTGATGCCGGCGCTGGAACATCACGAGCGCGTGGACGGGACCGGCTATCCGTATCAGCGCCGCAAAGGCGACCTCAGCCAGTTCGGGATGATGGCCGCGGTTGTGGATATCTACGATGCCATCACAAGCGATCGCTGCTATCACAAAGCCAAGCCGGCGCATGAAGCGCTGCAATTCCTCTATCTCATCTCGCAAAAAGGCCACCTTGAGCATACGCTCGTCCAACGGTTCATCCAGGTCGTCGGCGTCTATCCGGTCGGCTCAGTCGTCCGGCTCAATACTGGGGAGGTGGCGGTCGTCAGCCGAATCAATCGGGCCACACCACTCCAGCCCGAGATCATGGTCGTCAAAAGCGCAGGTAATACGATCCTGTCGCATCCCGAGACAGTCGATCTTGCTCGCCCCCAAGGAGCGACGCAGCGAACCATTGCAGCCGTGACCGACCCTGTCAGTACCGGCATCAATCCCACTGTCTATCTCGATCAGGAGCCCGCATGAATGATGTGACCACGACACAACCCACGCCGACATCGTTTCTCACCGTCGGCCTTTCCCTCAAACTGTCGTTCACGCTCAACGGGCAGAAGGGGATGTACGGCTCGACACTCCTGGGATGGAAAGACTATGCCTGGCTGGTCTGCGAATGGCCGCTGCAGGTCGGCCATGGGACCGATATTCCCAGGGGAACGCCCTGCACGGTCAGCTATCTCCACGACGGAAAGCTGGTCGGCTATCGAACCGAAATTCGTGACATGCTGAGCGCGCCGGTGCCACTGCTGTTCATTGCCTTTCCGCACACCGTGGAAGAAATGCATTTGCGCAAACATGCCCGCGTGACTTCCTGCGAGCCGATTGTCCTTGAACGGGTAGAGGGCAACGCGATCAGCGGAGCGCCGTCGTCGGCGATCGTCGGCGGTCTGCTTCAAAATCTGAGTATCGGAGGCTGCAGCGTCATCGTTCCGCATGCTCCGGTCTGGCTCCGGGCTGGAGCCACGCTACGCTTGGAGTTTGAGCTGGCCGGACTCGGTCACGTCACAAATTTGACTGGGCTTGTCAAAAGTGCCGAAGCCGCAGAGGGTACCTGGACGCTCGGCCTCGAATTTCGTTTTCAAGAAATGGAATACATCGAGTACCGCGGGTGGGGTGGATCCGTCCATCAGGCCATCGAACAATGGACCACGCAAAAAGTCACCGATTCGTTTCCACTTCAATAACCTGCTGTTCCACTCGTTCCCCTTCAGCGTCTTCTCCTGTCGTTTCTTTCCTCCTGGCGCGGCACATTTTGCCGATCTCCTCGCACGACCTCCCACTGTTTCGCGATAAGTCGTCAGATTCTCTGAAAAACTTAATGGCATACAACTTGTACTAGTCTCACCCGCCAGACTCAGCGCATCCAGATTACGATCGAGGAGAGTACGCCATGGAAGGCCGTCATTCACTTCAGCAAGCCATGAACCCGCGATGGTGTCTTGCGTACGACACCATCGATCGCCAGGACATCGATAGATTGGTCGAATGGCTGCAAACCTATCCTCGTTTGACCAAAGGTCCGATCACCGTCGACTTCGAGTCGCGCTGGTCGAAATGGCTGGGAGCCTCCCATTCCGTGTTTTGCAATTCGGGATCGTCGGCGAATTTGCTCATGTATTACACCCTCCTGGCTTCCGGACGCCTGAGGAATAAGAAGGTCATTGTGCCCAGCGTAGGCTGGGTGACGTCGATTGCACCCGCGATTCAATTCGGCTTCGAACCCATCATGTGCGAAGCCGATCCGGACACGTTTGCGCTCGACCTCAACCATCTTGAAGCGCTCTTGAAACAGCATCAACCGCAGACGGTCATGCTCGTTCAGGTCTTGGGCGTCCCGCATAAGATGCGGGAACTGATGGCACTGAAAGAACGCTATGGATTCATCTTACTGGAAGACGCCTGTGCCGCGATCGGCGCGAGCTATGAAGGACGCAAAGTCGGCTCTTTCGGCGATATGGCGAGCTTCTCCTTCTACTTCGGCCATCAAATGTCGACCATCGAAGGCGGCATGGTCTCGACCAATGACAAAGCCCTCGCCGATCTCCTCCTGATGCTCCGGAGTCACGGGTGGAGCAAGGATCTGGATACCGCAACCCATCGTGGACTGGTCACGCAACACCTGATCGATGACTTTCACTCTCCGTTCGTCTTCTACGAACCGGGATTCAATCTTCGCTCGACCGATCTGAACGCCTTCATTGGAATCGGGCAAGTGGAGAAGCTGGATTGGATGACGGAACAGCGTCGGGCGAATCACGGGCGTTACCTGGATCATCTCAGTTCCAGCTTCTATGTCCAACGGGCCCCGAAGAATAGTCAGGTCGCCAGTATTTCGGTCGGCTTGCTGGCGGAATCTCGCCAGCAGCGCCAGCGGATCGTTCAAGCGCTCGTCGCGCGAGGGGTGGAAACTCGTATTTTCTCCGCGGGGAATCTCGGTCTTCACCCGTTTTGGACCAGTCGATATGGAGCGACCAGTTTCCCCGTAGCCGATCGCATTCACCACTGCGGCTTCTTCCTCCCGAACCATGCGGCGCTGACGCCGGACGATGTCGCGGCTATTTCGCAAATCGTCCTGGAGGCCGCATGACAGGCCCGCTGCTGATCACTGGCGGAACCGGGTTGCTGGGATCGGCAATTCGGAAGATCCGTCCCGATGCGATCTATCTCGCGCGCGCAGACGGAGACCTCCGCGATCGCAGCGTTGCGCAACGGCTGATAGAAGACATTCGGCCAGGGCAAATCCTTCATCTGGCTGGTGTGGTCGGAGGCGTAAAGGCCAATGCCGCCTGTAATAGCCGCTTTTTTGAGGACAATGTGCTGATCAATACAGCAGTACTCTCCGCCGCTCGCGCCCTTGGAATACAGAGGCTTGTTTCACTTCTCTCAAGTTGCGCCTTCCCTCTCTTTTCGGATCGGGCAACGACCGAAGACGATCTCCAGGCCGCACTCCCATATGACGGCAATGCGGGATACGGCTATGCCAAGCGCATGCTGGATCTCCACACCCGTCTCGTGGCGAAAGAAGAGGGGTGGAAGTGGACCACGCTGACACCGGTCACGCTCTATGGTCCCCAGGACTCGTTCGATCCCGAGAGCGGTCATGTGGTGGGTTCGCTGATCAGCCGCTGCTGGGCGGCGAAGACGACCGGCACTCCGTTGGTCGTGTGGGGAAGCGGCCGGGCGGTGCGCCAATTCGTCTTTGTCGATGATGTGGCCAAGATCGCCGTCGATGCGATCGAGCGTAATCTCGATTCGACGACAACCATCATTACTCCTGACGGCGGCATCACGATTCGAGCCTTAGCCGAAACGATTGCGTCCGTCATGGGGTATACGGGTCCGATGGTATTCGACTCGACTCAACCTGAAGGCGTGCCGGTGAAACGCTTGCAGAGCAGAACATTTTCATCGCTGTTTCCGGAGTGCCGATTCACCAACCTGAGACAGGGTCTTGAAGCGACGGTGCGATGGTTTATCGATCACTCAACATCGGGGGAAGGGGTGTCACGCGCATCGCTTCCGCTCTGTCATCAGCCTTAAGGAGTCGCGATCTCAATGCCGACAAAACAGACACATGTACTGGTGACCGGGGGAGCCGGCTATATCGGATCGGTGCTGTGCAAACAGCTCCTTGACCGGGGTCATCGAGTGACCGTTCTCGATACCTTCATGTATCGACAAAACAGCCTGTTAGATTGCTGTGCCTTTGACACCTTTCGTGTCGTGCGCGGAGATTGCCGGGATGAACGAATCATCACGGATCTCCTACGTGACGCGGATGTCATCATTCCGCTCGCTGCACTGGTGGGAGCGCCGTTGTGCAATCGCGATCGAGTCGGCGCCTACACGATCAACTTTGAAGCCGTGCAGATGCTGAGCAAGCTCACCTCGCAACAGCAACAGATCATCTTCCCCGTCACGAATAGCGGCTATGGCATCGGGCAACCGGGCGTTCCCTGCACAGAGGATTCGCCGTTACGTCCCATCAGCTTGTATGGCGAGACGAAGGTCAAGGCCGAGCGGGTCGTGCTGGATCGCGGCAACGCGATCACCCTCCGGCTGGCCACAGTCTTTGGCGCGTCTCCTCGAATGCGGATGGACCTCCTGGTCAACGATTTTGTGTGGCGCGCGGTCCATGATCGAGCCGTCGTGGTGTTCGAGGGGCATTGCAAACGGAACTACATCCATATCCGTGACGTCGTGAAGGCCTTTCTTCACTCGATGGATCAGTTCGAGCGCATGAAGAATCGCGCCTACAATGTCGGCCTGGACGACGCCAATCTTTCGAAACTGGAACTGTGCCAGGAAATTCAACGACACATTCCTCAGTTTGTCTTCTTTGAAGCCCCGATCGGAGAAGATCCCGACAAACGGGACTACATCGTCTCGAATGAACGGATGCTCTCGACCGGGTTCAAGCCGGACTGGTCGTTAGGACGAGGGATCCAGGAATTGACCAAGTGCTACACCATCGTGACCGGAACGGGATACGGCAATGTCTAGCGCCGGCATCCGACGGATAGAAGGAGGGGCTCGATGATCATCAGCCGCACACCCTTTCGCATCTCCTTCTTCGGAGGCGGAACCGACTACCCCGTGTGGTTTAAAGAGCACGGCGGCGCCGTCCTCGCCACCACGATCGACAAGTATTGCTATATCTCGTGCCGCCATCTTCCGCCCTTCTTTGAACATAAGACGCGGATTGCCTACTCGCGAATCGAACATGCCAATAATAATGCCGAGATCGAGCATCCAGCCGTCCGAGGCGTCCTCCAGTATCTCAAGATGACCGAAGGTCTTGAGATTCATCATGACGGCGATCTCCCGGCCCGTACCGGACTGGGATCAAGTTCCTCGTTCACGGTGGGCCTCCTCCATGCCCTCTATGCGATGCAACATCGGATGCCGACCAAATCCGAACTGGCTCATGCGGCCATTCATGTTGAACAGAATATCGTCAAAGAAGCGGTCGGATGCCAAGATCAGGTCTTGGCTGCCCATGGCGGTCTGTGTCGGCTCACCTTCTCTCCCACCGGAGAGATCGGATACACCCCGTTGATCATGAAGCCCGAACGGCTCAAGCAATTTCAAGATCATCTGCTGCTGTATTTCACCGGCTTCTCCCGGACAGCCTCCGAGATCGCTAAAGAGCAAATTGAAAGAACTAAGCAGAGGCGGGTGGAACTATTTGCCATGCTACAGATGGTTCAGGAAGGCATATCTCTCCTGACCGGCGACCATGACCTATCAGAGTTCGGCGAACTTCTGCACGAAGCTTGGATGGTCAAGCGGGGACTAACCAGTAAAATCACCACTCCGCTCATCGATCAGATTTATGACGCCGCGAGAAATGCCGGCGCACTCGGCGGGAAACTGCTCGGTGCAGGCGGGGGAGGCTTCATGCTGATCTATGCCAAACCGGAGCTGCACGCCAAGATCAATGCAGCCTTGCCAGGCCTCTTGCAAGTTCCATTTCAGTTTGAAGGCTCGGGAAGCCAGATCGTATTTTTCCAACAGGAAGTTCCTGTCCGACGGGCCCCCCTCTGGAATGACGTGCCGACTTCTGCAGAGCTCGAAGAACATACCGTTCAGACGTGGAAGAAGGACGCCGCCTGATGACGCACGCATCGACTGACGTCGTCATGCTCTGCGGAGGCTTGGGAACCAGACTTCAACCGGTCCTAACGGATCGCCCCAAACCCATGGCCTCAATCAATGGCCGGCCATTCCTCGATTTAGTTGTTGACCATGTCCTCTCACACGGCTTTCGCCGGATCGTGTTCTGCACCGGCCATCATGGGAATTGGATCGCGCAGCATGTCGGCCGACGAATGGACTGTAGTGCGATCATCTCACATGAACAGACCCCGCTCGGCACAGCCGGAGCCCTCCGGGCCTGCCATTCATTGATCGCAACACCGACCATCCTCGTGTTGAACGGCGACTCCCTGTGCCGAATCGACCTCCGCGCCTTCCTGACGGCGCATCAAGACAGACAAGCCGTGGCAACGATGGCCGTGGTTCCATCGAATGAACGGACCGATGCGGGAGGAGTCCGGATGGATGCACTGGGATGGATTCGCTCATTTCAGGAAAAACAAACGGCCTCGATTCTTAATGCTGGCATCTACG
This genomic stretch from Nitrospira sp. harbors:
- the csrA gene encoding carbon storage regulator CsrA; translation: MLVLTRRRGEGVTIGPDIRVIVLGMKGGQVRLGIEAPHTIEVHRDEVYARIQDENHLASKTQVIPLDAFRHLAPPKRRSAP
- a CDS encoding flagellar assembly protein FliW, with protein sequence MMHCRSTRFGNCDVRPDAVLTFPNGILGFPDCRRYVILDHDTDAPFKWLQSLDEPGLAFVILDPATFHPEYNVQAPHEALVEVDGKDDDELILSVLLTIPSNDPTGITANLRGPLLMNPRTKLCKQLILSDNYPTRFPLFAHKPATDTLAPKPVASAVCSV
- a CDS encoding response regulator — protein: MKQLPQRRRSASTRPAKKRSPQSYEGLLDGLPIGVLILSPAGVISAMNAEGARLCGVAGTGYIGALFPELWEQLTGRNAAITRQLIQQVHREKQPRQPDQVVIRQGRGRAIPVEWTCMPASFDQQLAVSVSLKDMSREQELTHDRNRLAAIADESPYPILELDDQASLIYANPVMTGLLAQFGYGTDGYPQVAPQGLPDLVRRCLDADTPIQEIAYRLPDARFAWVFCPVKADRHVRGYAVDLTETQRAKEALHASAAELTAQNLRLDRALQEAQAATHTKAAFLATISHELRTPMNGVIGMTSLLMDTALAPEQRSYAETIRQCGEALLHLINDVLECSKIEAGKLELESIEFNLRTTVEDVLKQFAERAESKGLELNGLIHAAVPTGLRGDPGRLRQVLTNLVGNAIKFTQQGDVTVQVYLEEETEGDALLRFDVTDSGIGISPETQGRLFQPFVQADSTMTRRYGGTGLGLSISKQLIELMGGQIGVKSAPDRGSTFWCTARFPKQPSSVSAILPMADLQGHRVLIVDDNESNRLILHHLVSGWGMQDVLAEDAGSALALIEEASRHGTPFDCAIVDVVMPGKDGLQLAAELQSLSCAASMRIVVMTSLLQRGHAERARKVGAKGYLTKPVRHDELRDCLRTVLGMAHAPVEPPQADDTASPRLITRHTLAEHSTRRRVLVVEDNGVNQKLAVRMLEKLGYRPDLVENGQEALAALDAGAYDAVLMDCQMPVMDGFEATAAIRRQEAAGKRYVSEGHLPIIAVTANAMQGDRERCLAAGMDAYLAKPIKLEDVRTTLARWVMSPASEDTGKGVARSMGPVSDGRSIFDPAQMLQNIGGDQDLLVQLVDLFLERQADMMSQIRQALSLGDTVTVERAAHTLKGTAGNLCAPEVALAAGRLEAIGRLGTLHDAPAVYAHLEMEMLRLLRILEDYRGPSGAMTQAAA
- a CDS encoding DUF3391 domain-containing protein translates to MSGTKQISIEQLIPGMFVVEMDLPWYRTPFLFHKRLIHDVETIDVMKQHGVRHVTIDTSKGVDVQAAGNTPPATADHLPATLDAGPVGDEASQKAGSVPLDGGENQVAALYGEAQEAVERIFADLERGVPPTPAATKEIVGGVINQVLHDRSALLLHSTFLKVKQFDRSLGAHALDTAILSLVVAVESGVDPSVYEQLGMGALLHDIGYVRLPRNLVRKRDECNDSEQRLLEQHTQLGVTVLGEQSGYHQEVCRVVVEHHERCDGSGYPRKLKAQDISPLAQIVGIVDLYDKMVSRRGGRPAMIPHDAVRQLFLVGERGQYPKPLVEAVIRSIGVYPVGSLVRLNTGEQAVVVGVNPEQRLKPQVKITGGPHGESYPNPEQVDLALPSQDKVSRTVLRVLDPVQERVNIAMYLDDGMDQAA
- a CDS encoding HD-GYP domain-containing protein, which translates into the protein MATRIHITQLRPGMRIEKLDCSWFATPFFRHRMAVTSMEQVEQLKACGVETLDISGELETEAPAAEELFQEPAEAHDPSPVLTAAPGDTGIPFEEELPAAKLVYAAAKNVIEEAMLDVRMGRDINMDAVNQVVSEMADSVLRNPDALTSLSRLKHFDEYTFFHSVNTSLLALSLGRNLGIDETLLHQLGVGTLLHDIGKTKVPLEILNKPGKYEAHEFEIMKQHVMRGAEVLSGTTGLTDNYLMPALEHHERVDGTGYPYQRRKGDLSQFGMMAAVVDIYDAITSDRCYHKAKPAHEALQFLYLISQKGHLEHTLVQRFIQVVGVYPVGSVVRLNTGEVAVVSRINRATPLQPEIMVVKSAGNTILSHPETVDLARPQGATQRTIAAVTDPVSTGINPTVYLDQEPA
- a CDS encoding flagellar brake protein; amino-acid sequence: MNDVTTTQPTPTSFLTVGLSLKLSFTLNGQKGMYGSTLLGWKDYAWLVCEWPLQVGHGTDIPRGTPCTVSYLHDGKLVGYRTEIRDMLSAPVPLLFIAFPHTVEEMHLRKHARVTSCEPIVLERVEGNAISGAPSSAIVGGLLQNLSIGGCSVIVPHAPVWLRAGATLRLEFELAGLGHVTNLTGLVKSAEAAEGTWTLGLEFRFQEMEYIEYRGWGGSVHQAIEQWTTQKVTDSFPLQ
- a CDS encoding aminotransferase class I/II-fold pyridoxal phosphate-dependent enzyme, with protein sequence MEGRHSLQQAMNPRWCLAYDTIDRQDIDRLVEWLQTYPRLTKGPITVDFESRWSKWLGASHSVFCNSGSSANLLMYYTLLASGRLRNKKVIVPSVGWVTSIAPAIQFGFEPIMCEADPDTFALDLNHLEALLKQHQPQTVMLVQVLGVPHKMRELMALKERYGFILLEDACAAIGASYEGRKVGSFGDMASFSFYFGHQMSTIEGGMVSTNDKALADLLLMLRSHGWSKDLDTATHRGLVTQHLIDDFHSPFVFYEPGFNLRSTDLNAFIGIGQVEKLDWMTEQRRANHGRYLDHLSSSFYVQRAPKNSQVASISVGLLAESRQQRQRIVQALVARGVETRIFSAGNLGLHPFWTSRYGATSFPVADRIHHCGFFLPNHAALTPDDVAAISQIVLEAA
- a CDS encoding NAD-dependent epimerase/dehydratase family protein translates to MTGPLLITGGTGLLGSAIRKIRPDAIYLARADGDLRDRSVAQRLIEDIRPGQILHLAGVVGGVKANAACNSRFFEDNVLINTAVLSAARALGIQRLVSLLSSCAFPLFSDRATTEDDLQAALPYDGNAGYGYAKRMLDLHTRLVAKEEGWKWTTLTPVTLYGPQDSFDPESGHVVGSLISRCWAAKTTGTPLVVWGSGRAVRQFVFVDDVAKIAVDAIERNLDSTTTIITPDGGITIRALAETIASVMGYTGPMVFDSTQPEGVPVKRLQSRTFSSLFPECRFTNLRQGLEATVRWFIDHSTSGEGVSRASLPLCHQP